One window of Paenibacillus albicereus genomic DNA carries:
- a CDS encoding 6-phospho-beta-glucosidase: MKIAIIGAGSTYTPELMEGIIKRSGSLPVRELALMDIDARKLDIVGDLSARMAAAAGMDCRVVKTQELDEALRGADFVLGQIRVGKLPARVLDEQIPLKYGMIGQETCGIGGFFKAMRTIPVMLDIARRMEQLCPDAWLINFSNPAGILTEAILNHSKIKMLGLCNVPYNMTKSIRSKMELPEARLTYVGLNHLSWITGIEQDGRDYLQDALAQGLNSETMKNIPASGFSQELVQAVGAIPSSYLEYYYFKNKKLDLLKNAEQSRGQRCMEIEEELLGLYEDAKLHVKPELLASRGGANYSEVAISLVDAIWNDKQEEHVVNLLNQGALDFMEDTDAVEITAVIGKDGAKPIPVRGLDNAHIRDYMRMVKAYERETVAAAVAGSEEAAMRALLMNPLVGDYDAARACFDELKEAHREHLPQFRA; this comes from the coding sequence ATGAAAATCGCGATTATCGGAGCAGGCAGCACGTACACCCCGGAGCTGATGGAGGGCATCATCAAGCGCAGCGGCTCGCTGCCGGTCCGGGAGCTGGCGCTGATGGACATCGACGCGCGCAAGCTCGACATCGTGGGCGACCTGAGCGCGCGCATGGCCGCGGCGGCCGGCATGGACTGCCGGGTCGTCAAGACGCAGGAGCTGGACGAGGCGCTGCGCGGAGCGGACTTCGTGCTCGGCCAGATCCGCGTCGGCAAGCTGCCTGCGCGCGTGCTCGATGAGCAGATCCCGCTGAAATACGGCATGATCGGCCAGGAAACCTGCGGCATCGGCGGCTTCTTCAAGGCGATGCGGACGATTCCGGTCATGCTGGACATCGCCCGCAGGATGGAGCAGCTTTGTCCGGACGCTTGGCTCATCAACTTTTCCAACCCGGCGGGCATCCTCACGGAAGCGATCCTGAACCACAGCAAGATCAAGATGCTCGGCCTCTGCAACGTGCCCTACAACATGACCAAGAGCATCCGCTCCAAGATGGAGCTGCCGGAGGCGCGCCTCACCTACGTCGGCCTCAACCATCTGAGCTGGATCACCGGCATCGAGCAGGACGGCCGCGACTATCTGCAGGACGCGCTCGCCCAGGGGCTGAACAGCGAGACGATGAAGAACATCCCGGCGTCGGGCTTCAGCCAGGAGCTGGTGCAGGCGGTCGGCGCGATCCCTTCGTCGTACCTGGAGTACTACTACTTCAAGAACAAGAAGCTCGACCTGCTCAAAAACGCCGAGCAGTCGCGCGGCCAGCGCTGCATGGAGATCGAGGAGGAGCTGCTCGGCCTGTACGAGGACGCCAAGCTCCACGTCAAGCCGGAGCTGCTCGCCTCCCGCGGCGGAGCGAACTACTCCGAGGTCGCGATCAGCCTCGTCGACGCCATCTGGAACGACAAGCAGGAGGAGCATGTGGTGAACTTGCTGAACCAAGGCGCGCTCGACTTCATGGAGGATACGGACGCGGTCGAGATCACGGCGGTCATCGGCAAGGACGGCGCCAAGCCGATCCCGGTCCGCGGCCTCGACAACGCCCATATCCGCGACTACATGCGCATGGTCAAGGCGTATGAGCGCGAGACGGTAGCGGCGGCGGTGGCCGGCAGCGAGGAGGCGGCGATGCGCGCGCTGCTCATGAACCCGCTCGTCGGCGATTACGACGCGGCTCGCGCCTGCTTCGACGAGCTGAAGGAAGCGCATCGCGAGCACCTCCCGCAATTCCGTGCCTGA
- a CDS encoding MurR/RpiR family transcriptional regulator yields MAINDNVLIKIRERKDSLTPVERRVAEYILENKEEIPHLSIKNLAMGSRTSDASVLRFCKTMGYSGYRSFIVSISAAMGGKEEPDNGQYTDIQPGDDLQTIISNTARNNIRSIEDTLSLIDREAVDQAVQVLRTCSRIFLFGIGASGLICLDAEQKFTRINKNCHAYLDGHSQLTAATLVSDKDAAIFISNSGGTEEILDALDIVSKTGASTIAITKYGKSELSERADLLLSISTPEVTIRSGAMGSRIAMLTVVDMLFTGVASADYQEVKHYLTRSRNIISSKRRRR; encoded by the coding sequence ATGGCTATCAACGACAACGTATTGATTAAGATCCGGGAACGCAAGGACAGTCTCACTCCTGTCGAGCGGCGAGTCGCCGAGTACATCCTGGAGAACAAGGAAGAGATTCCTCATCTCTCCATCAAGAACCTCGCCATGGGCAGCCGCACGAGCGACGCTTCGGTGCTGCGCTTCTGCAAGACGATGGGCTACAGCGGCTACCGCAGCTTCATCGTCAGCATCTCGGCGGCGATGGGCGGCAAGGAAGAGCCGGACAACGGACAGTACACGGATATCCAGCCGGGAGATGACCTGCAGACGATCATCTCCAACACGGCACGCAACAATATACGCTCCATCGAGGACACGCTGAGCCTGATCGATCGCGAAGCTGTCGACCAGGCGGTGCAGGTTCTCCGCACCTGCAGCCGCATCTTCCTGTTCGGCATCGGGGCTTCCGGGCTCATCTGCCTGGATGCCGAGCAGAAGTTCACGCGTATCAACAAGAACTGCCACGCCTATCTGGACGGCCACAGCCAGCTCACGGCGGCGACGCTCGTCTCCGACAAGGACGCGGCGATCTTCATCTCCAATTCCGGCGGCACGGAGGAGATTCTCGACGCGCTCGACATCGTGTCCAAGACGGGAGCGAGTACGATCGCCATCACCAAATACGGCAAAAGCGAGCTGTCCGAGCGGGCCGACCTGCTGCTCAGCATCTCGACGCCGGAGGTGACGATCCGCAGCGGCGCGATGGGCTCGCGCATCGCCATGCTGACCGTAGTGGACATGCTGTTCACCGGCGTGGCGAGCGCCGACTACCAGGAGGTCAAGCATTACTTGACGCGCAGCCGCAACATCATCTCCAGCAAGCGCCGCCGCCGGTAA
- the murQ gene encoding N-acetylmuramic acid 6-phosphate etherase — protein sequence MNEYLAGLTTEGINPDTMSIDECSTEEMLRLLNREDSKVPAAVEAEIPRIMEAVDAIHAALAQGGRLYYIGAGTSGRLGVLDASECPPTFGTDPALVQGHIAGGDVALRTAVEGCEDDGDEGRALIDRIGVTGRDAVVGISASGSAAFVIEALRRAQEIGAAAIGLVNNKNTKVAEVCDICIAPVVGNEVIAGSTRLKAGTAQKLVLNMLSTCTMVKLGKTYNNLMVDLKASNKKLHDRSLRIIVRATGASEGQAADALERASKDTKLAIMMLQTGLGPEAARQALEGSSGNLKEAIRICAGAG from the coding sequence ATGAACGAATACCTTGCCGGCCTGACTACGGAAGGGATTAATCCCGATACGATGTCGATCGACGAGTGCTCCACCGAGGAGATGCTGCGGCTGCTCAATCGGGAGGACTCGAAGGTGCCCGCGGCAGTCGAGGCCGAGATTCCGCGCATCATGGAAGCGGTCGACGCCATTCATGCCGCTCTTGCGCAGGGTGGCAGATTATATTACATCGGAGCCGGTACATCCGGCAGGCTCGGCGTGCTGGACGCCTCGGAGTGCCCGCCGACCTTCGGCACGGATCCGGCGCTCGTCCAAGGCCACATCGCCGGCGGAGACGTCGCGCTGCGGACGGCGGTCGAGGGCTGCGAGGACGACGGCGACGAGGGGCGCGCGCTGATCGACCGGATCGGCGTCACCGGACGCGATGCGGTCGTCGGCATCTCCGCCAGCGGCAGCGCGGCGTTCGTCATCGAGGCGCTGCGCCGGGCGCAGGAGATCGGAGCGGCGGCGATCGGCCTCGTGAACAATAAAAATACAAAAGTCGCCGAGGTATGCGACATTTGCATCGCTCCGGTCGTCGGTAATGAAGTGATCGCCGGCTCGACCCGCCTCAAGGCGGGCACCGCGCAGAAGCTCGTGCTCAACATGCTCAGCACATGCACGATGGTGAAGCTCGGCAAGACGTACAACAACCTCATGGTCGACCTCAAGGCGAGCAACAAGAAGCTGCACGACCGCTCGCTGCGCATCATCGTCCGGGCGACCGGCGCGAGCGAGGGGCAGGCGGCCGACGCGCTCGAGCGGGCGTCGAAGGATACCAAGCTCGCCATCATGATGCTGCAGACGGGGCTTGGCCCGGAGGCGGCGCGGCAGGCGCTCGAGGGCAGCTCCGGCAATCTCAAGGAGGCAATCCGCATTTGCGCCGGAGCGGGCTGA
- a CDS encoding ABC transporter substrate-binding protein produces the protein MTKRSRLTASVLALTVAAGVLGACGSNNGNEPAGNAAGNAGGEGAAAAKDTITALLPPVSANFQANFKQMEEEFTKQYPNLTLKIEPASWEDMTQKLDTQVNAGSPPDIAFMGSEGIAKYVPMGMVMDIKDAVTPEMVADFDEGPLKYMYNGEGLYGFPAYMEVHAIGGNKPFLEEAGIDWKKIQQSGWTFDEFREAIKKGVVKEGDTTKRYGFVFATAGVTSKDYLGILVKNAGMPAAFDKDLKYAYTSKNYLTLLTNIRQMIDDGSMPKELSSIDAGKRWNMFLTGQTMITGKGMAVFENSSRLNNEKLDANDGSAVKDSIKTDYVVLPVPSFAGQPAVANAIVDGYVTFRGKKEPTAEHKANVAKAAYFLASGQVAATTNSELFSAPIAKSSREAMKSIESKQSDYNKAAVEHLLTTAAPARPDIPAELAAKAIKLETEVIVPKLQALLAGESTPEKMYEDVKKAAIDTFGADGVVQD, from the coding sequence ATGACAAAAAGATCAAGATTGACGGCAAGTGTACTCGCTCTCACCGTCGCGGCCGGCGTGCTCGGCGCCTGCGGCTCCAACAACGGCAACGAACCCGCCGGCAATGCGGCCGGCAACGCGGGAGGAGAAGGCGCCGCTGCGGCGAAAGATACGATCACGGCGCTGCTGCCTCCGGTATCCGCGAACTTCCAGGCCAACTTCAAGCAGATGGAAGAGGAGTTCACCAAGCAGTACCCGAACCTGACGCTCAAGATCGAGCCGGCGAGCTGGGAGGACATGACCCAGAAGCTCGACACCCAGGTGAACGCGGGCAGCCCGCCGGACATCGCCTTCATGGGCTCCGAGGGCATCGCCAAGTACGTGCCGATGGGCATGGTTATGGACATCAAGGACGCCGTCACGCCGGAGATGGTCGCCGACTTCGACGAAGGCCCGCTCAAGTACATGTACAACGGCGAAGGCCTCTACGGCTTCCCGGCCTACATGGAGGTGCACGCGATCGGCGGCAACAAGCCATTCCTCGAGGAAGCGGGCATCGACTGGAAGAAGATCCAGCAGTCCGGCTGGACGTTCGACGAGTTCCGCGAGGCGATCAAGAAGGGCGTCGTCAAGGAAGGCGACACGACCAAGCGCTACGGCTTCGTCTTCGCCACGGCCGGCGTCACCTCCAAGGACTACCTCGGCATCCTCGTGAAGAACGCCGGCATGCCGGCCGCCTTCGACAAGGACCTGAAGTACGCCTATACGAGCAAGAACTACCTGACGCTGCTCACGAACATCCGCCAGATGATCGACGACGGCTCGATGCCCAAGGAGCTGAGCTCCATCGACGCCGGCAAGCGCTGGAACATGTTCCTGACCGGCCAGACGATGATTACGGGCAAAGGCATGGCGGTGTTCGAGAACTCGTCGCGCCTCAACAACGAGAAGCTCGACGCCAATGACGGCAGCGCCGTCAAGGACAGCATCAAGACCGACTACGTCGTGCTGCCGGTCCCTTCGTTCGCCGGCCAGCCGGCCGTAGCCAACGCGATCGTCGACGGCTACGTCACGTTCCGCGGCAAGAAGGAGCCGACGGCCGAGCATAAGGCGAACGTCGCCAAGGCCGCCTACTTCCTGGCCAGCGGCCAAGTCGCGGCGACGACGAACAGCGAGCTGTTCTCCGCGCCGATCGCCAAGTCTTCCCGCGAAGCGATGAAGAGCATCGAGAGCAAGCAGAGCGACTACAACAAGGCCGCGGTCGAGCACCTGCTCACTACGGCGGCGCCGGCCCGTCCGGACATCCCGGCCGAGCTCGCCGCCAAGGCGATCAAGCTGGAGACGGAAGTCATCGTGCCGAAGCTGCAAGCGCTGCTTGCAGGCGAGTCGACGCCGGAGAAAATGTACGAGGACGTGAAGAAAGCCGCGATCGATACGTTCGGAGCGGACGGAGTCGTGCAAGACTGA
- a CDS encoding carbohydrate ABC transporter permease — protein MAREASTIKTRNRLNRGDGGWAYAFIAVALVVYAMFTAYPVISAFIISFQNYQPLGSTYVGFENYENVFKSALFWKAMGNTVIYTVLTVPVALLLSFGVAILIMPLRKWMQTSFKAIYYLPAVASGVALSVVWLWIFDPMQGGILNQLLGVLGIPSQNWLGSSSTSMFSLVLMSWLSSHGTSIIIYVAALLGIDNSYYEAADIDGASFLQKMWHIVVPCLKPTTLFLLVTGVIGSFQVFQNAYLMTGGGPDHSTTMVGLLIFDTAFKYFEFGDAAAQSLVLALVIAIMAFVQFKFLGKDVEY, from the coding sequence ATGGCACGAGAAGCATCTACCATCAAAACCCGTAACCGGCTGAACCGAGGAGACGGCGGCTGGGCTTATGCCTTCATCGCCGTTGCCCTCGTCGTCTACGCCATGTTCACGGCTTATCCCGTCATCAGCGCCTTCATCATCAGCTTCCAGAACTATCAGCCGCTCGGCTCCACCTATGTCGGCTTCGAGAATTACGAGAACGTCTTCAAGAGCGCGCTGTTCTGGAAAGCGATGGGCAATACCGTCATCTACACCGTGCTCACCGTGCCGGTGGCGCTGCTGCTCAGCTTCGGCGTGGCGATCCTCATCATGCCGCTGCGCAAATGGATGCAGACCAGCTTCAAGGCCATCTACTACCTGCCGGCAGTCGCCTCCGGCGTCGCGCTGTCCGTCGTCTGGCTGTGGATCTTCGACCCGATGCAGGGCGGCATCCTCAACCAGCTGCTCGGCGTGCTCGGCATCCCCAGCCAGAACTGGCTCGGCTCCAGCTCCACCTCGATGTTCTCGCTCGTGCTCATGAGCTGGCTGTCCAGCCACGGCACCAGCATCATCATCTACGTCGCCGCCCTGCTGGGCATCGACAACAGCTATTACGAGGCGGCCGACATCGACGGCGCTTCGTTCCTGCAGAAGATGTGGCATATCGTCGTCCCGTGCCTCAAGCCGACGACGCTGTTCCTGCTCGTCACCGGCGTCATCGGGTCGTTCCAGGTCTTCCAGAACGCCTACCTGATGACCGGCGGCGGACCGGACCACAGCACGACGATGGTCGGCCTGCTCATCTTCGACACGGCGTTCAAGTACTTCGAATTCGGCGACGCAGCCGCGCAATCGCTCGTGCTCGCGCTCGTCATCGCCATCATGGCCTTCGTCCAGTTCAAGTTCCTGGGCAAGGACGTGGAATATTAA
- a CDS encoding carbohydrate ABC transporter permease — MGLYNNHLGNSFLKGARNTAIIILLLLFALATLFPIYFMIMSSFGDPIEAGAVSYSIWPEKFSLESYKFFFDYSEYSYRWLGNSLLVATVTMVSNVVFATMAGYAFAKINFRGSKLLFAILLGAMMIPYQVTQVPLYILIVNVFDISNTYTALIAPSLVTVYNIFLAKQFMSSIPKEILESAKVEGCSQWQILTRIVMPLSKTVMAVMAILTFMESWNTFFWPFLVTNTMDMQTIQVGLKNFRFANTTYFAPMMAGATVSALPMFILFFSLQKYFLEGVTVGAVKG, encoded by the coding sequence ATGGGCTTATACAACAATCACTTAGGCAACTCTTTCCTGAAGGGCGCACGCAATACGGCCATCATCATCCTCCTTCTGCTGTTCGCGCTGGCGACGCTGTTCCCGATCTACTTCATGATTATGTCGTCGTTCGGGGATCCGATCGAGGCGGGCGCGGTCAGCTATTCGATCTGGCCGGAGAAGTTCTCGCTGGAGTCCTACAAGTTCTTCTTCGACTACAGCGAGTACTCGTACCGCTGGCTGGGCAACTCCCTGCTCGTCGCGACCGTGACGATGGTGTCCAACGTCGTGTTCGCCACGATGGCGGGCTACGCTTTCGCCAAGATCAATTTCCGAGGCAGCAAGCTGCTGTTCGCCATCCTGCTCGGCGCCATGATGATTCCGTATCAGGTGACGCAGGTGCCGCTCTACATCCTGATCGTGAACGTGTTCGACATCTCCAACACGTACACGGCGCTCATCGCGCCGAGCCTGGTCACGGTGTACAACATCTTCCTGGCCAAGCAGTTCATGAGCTCCATCCCCAAGGAGATTCTCGAAAGCGCCAAGGTCGAGGGCTGCAGCCAGTGGCAGATCCTGACGCGCATCGTCATGCCGCTGTCCAAGACGGTCATGGCCGTCATGGCGATCCTCACCTTCATGGAGTCGTGGAATACGTTCTTCTGGCCGTTCCTCGTCACGAACACGATGGACATGCAGACGATCCAGGTCGGCCTCAAGAACTTCCGCTTCGCCAACACGACCTACTTCGCGCCGATGATGGCGGGAGCGACCGTATCGGCGCTGCCGATGTTCATCCTGTTCTTCAGCCTGCAGAAATACTTCCTGGAAGGCGTGACGGTCGGCGCGGTCAAAGGCTGA
- a CDS encoding GNAT family N-acetyltransferase — protein sequence MKIRNWNEQDRRGALGLWNREAVRDGYKPLDEAGFAALIADHPQFDPGTAFVAEGGGELQGLAIGCTGDELPLGAQAGYITCVLADSALGEAEADRLRRELLTRLEERFAELGKSQADVLFFNPMRLPWLVPGTPGHEHNNAPGAPEGGALHGLLLEAGYAVRSLQHGMHLDLTRFEVPESILVKRSRASAEGYAVERLDPARHEGLAELLDALGNPLWQREIADCAARGVPVVAAVHGSRLAGFAGPVVREPSGRGYFAGIGVHPQHEGHGLGSLLFFSLCEAFRSIGTDYMTLFTGSENPAMRIYDKAGFKTAKTFAVMRKEGIGS from the coding sequence ATGAAGATCCGCAACTGGAACGAGCAAGACCGCCGGGGCGCGCTCGGGCTCTGGAACCGGGAGGCCGTCCGCGATGGCTACAAGCCGCTGGATGAAGCGGGCTTCGCGGCGCTGATCGCGGACCACCCGCAGTTCGATCCGGGAACCGCGTTCGTCGCCGAGGGCGGCGGCGAGCTGCAGGGCCTGGCGATCGGCTGCACGGGCGACGAGCTGCCGCTCGGGGCGCAGGCGGGCTACATCACCTGCGTGCTGGCGGACTCCGCGCTCGGCGAGGCCGAGGCGGACCGCTTGCGGCGGGAGCTGCTGACCCGTCTGGAGGAACGGTTCGCCGAGCTCGGCAAGAGCCAGGCCGACGTGCTGTTCTTCAACCCGATGCGGCTGCCATGGCTCGTGCCGGGCACGCCCGGCCATGAGCACAACAACGCGCCGGGCGCGCCGGAGGGCGGCGCGCTGCACGGGCTGCTGCTGGAGGCCGGCTACGCCGTGCGCTCGCTGCAGCACGGGATGCACCTGGACCTGACGCGGTTCGAGGTGCCGGAGTCCATCCTGGTGAAAAGATCGCGCGCGTCCGCCGAAGGCTACGCCGTCGAAAGGCTCGACCCGGCCCGCCACGAGGGTCTGGCCGAGCTGCTGGACGCGCTCGGCAATCCGCTCTGGCAGCGCGAGATCGCGGACTGCGCCGCGCGCGGCGTGCCGGTCGTGGCGGCCGTCCACGGCAGCCGGCTCGCCGGCTTCGCCGGACCGGTCGTGCGCGAGCCGAGCGGGCGCGGCTACTTCGCCGGCATCGGGGTCCATCCGCAGCATGAGGGGCACGGGCTCGGCAGCCTGCTGTTCTTCTCGCTCTGCGAGGCGTTCCGATCGATCGGCACCGACTATATGACGCTGTTCACCGGGAGCGAGAACCCCGCTATGCGCATCTACGACAAAGCCGGATTCAAGACGGCGAAAACATTCGCCGTCATGAGAAAGGAAGGGATCGGATCATGA
- a CDS encoding PIG-L deacetylase family protein, whose translation MSERKQRTILGIGAHVGDVELVAGGVLASHHLQGDKIATLALTAGERGVPEGQDVQDYREQKVREANTFAGMLGGEARVFEIPDGEIPDDEAIRLRVCDVIREVKPDIIITHHCNSMHKDHATTHRIVNDARFFAGLKAMERERPAHFAGKLYYGENWEDAVGYVPYVYVGFDQQAFDLWIEALSTHWFVTGSKSFAYMDYYKSLARVRGCEMRGLYAETFMIPAETMRLRQQEL comes from the coding sequence ATGAGCGAACGAAAGCAGCGGACGATACTGGGCATCGGAGCGCATGTCGGCGACGTGGAGCTCGTCGCCGGAGGCGTGCTGGCCAGCCATCATCTCCAGGGAGACAAGATCGCGACGCTGGCGCTGACGGCCGGCGAGCGCGGCGTGCCCGAGGGGCAGGACGTGCAGGACTACCGCGAGCAGAAGGTGCGCGAGGCGAACACGTTCGCGGGCATGCTCGGCGGCGAGGCGCGCGTATTCGAGATTCCGGACGGCGAGATTCCCGACGACGAGGCGATCCGCCTGCGCGTCTGCGACGTCATCCGCGAGGTCAAGCCGGACATCATCATCACGCACCATTGCAACAGCATGCACAAGGACCACGCGACGACGCACCGCATCGTGAACGACGCCCGCTTCTTCGCAGGGCTCAAGGCGATGGAGCGGGAGCGTCCGGCGCACTTCGCCGGCAAGCTCTACTACGGCGAGAACTGGGAGGACGCGGTCGGCTACGTGCCGTACGTGTATGTCGGCTTCGACCAGCAGGCGTTCGACCTGTGGATCGAGGCGCTCTCGACGCACTGGTTCGTCACCGGCAGCAAGTCGTTCGCCTACATGGATTACTACAAGAGCCTGGCGCGCGTGCGCGGCTGCGAGATGCGCGGCCTGTACGCGGAGACGTTCATGATCCCGGCGGAAACGATGCGCCTCCGCCAGCAGGAGCTGTAG
- a CDS encoding exo-beta-N-acetylmuramidase NamZ family protein produces MAIEFGIDRIGEAAPVLQGRRIGLITGPTGIDAEWRSTIDVLQERFGLAAMFSPEHGVRGDIAAGGLVDTYIDERTGVPVYSLYRKDSKRMTPDMLEKIDVLVYDIQDIGTRYYTYIYTMLYAMQDCAAAGIPFVVLDRPNPLDGVTVEGGLLDPDFRSFVGDYPLPVRYGLTAGELAVMANAEQGWGAELYVVSCRGWSREARFPALGRPWIAPSLNIPRWETALLYPGTCLFEGTNLSEGRGTAAPFEQIGAPFVDAERLAAEMNALRLPGVRFRPAYFQPSSSKHAGTLCRGVQAHVTDPATVRPVEVGVRLLLAVRSLFPEAEFLAPYREGGRPFIDLLAGGDLYRGMRSAADADALLERFAADSAAFAERKAAYHLY; encoded by the coding sequence ATGGCGATTGAATTCGGAATCGACCGGATCGGCGAAGCCGCTCCGGTGCTGCAGGGACGGCGGATCGGGCTCATTACCGGCCCGACCGGCATCGATGCCGAGTGGCGGTCGACGATCGACGTGCTGCAGGAACGCTTCGGGCTTGCGGCGATGTTCTCGCCGGAGCACGGCGTACGCGGCGACATCGCCGCCGGGGGGCTGGTCGACACCTATATCGACGAGCGGACGGGCGTGCCGGTATACAGCCTGTACCGCAAGGACTCCAAGCGGATGACGCCGGACATGCTGGAGAAGATCGACGTGCTGGTCTACGATATCCAGGACATCGGCACGCGCTATTATACCTATATCTACACGATGCTGTACGCGATGCAGGACTGCGCGGCGGCGGGCATCCCGTTCGTCGTGCTCGACCGGCCGAACCCGCTGGACGGCGTCACGGTCGAGGGCGGCCTGCTCGACCCGGACTTCCGCTCCTTCGTCGGCGACTATCCGCTGCCGGTGCGCTACGGCCTGACGGCCGGCGAGCTGGCCGTCATGGCCAATGCCGAACAGGGCTGGGGCGCGGAGCTGTACGTCGTGAGCTGCCGCGGCTGGTCGAGGGAGGCGCGCTTCCCGGCGCTCGGGCGCCCGTGGATCGCGCCGTCGCTGAACATCCCGCGCTGGGAGACGGCGCTGCTCTATCCGGGCACCTGCCTGTTCGAGGGCACGAACCTGTCCGAGGGGCGCGGCACGGCCGCCCCGTTCGAGCAGATCGGGGCGCCGTTCGTCGACGCCGAGCGTCTCGCGGCCGAGATGAACGCGCTGCGGCTGCCGGGCGTCCGGTTCCGCCCGGCCTACTTCCAGCCTAGCTCGTCCAAGCATGCCGGCACGCTGTGCCGCGGCGTCCAAGCGCATGTGACGGATCCCGCCACGGTGCGCCCGGTCGAGGTCGGCGTGCGGCTGCTGCTCGCCGTGCGCTCGCTGTTTCCGGAGGCGGAGTTCCTCGCTCCGTACCGCGAGGGCGGCCGGCCGTTCATCGACCTGCTGGCCGGCGGAGACTTGTACCGGGGCATGCGGAGCGCGGCCGACGCGGATGCGCTGCTGGAGCGCTTCGCCGCCGACAGCGCGGCCTTCGCCGAGCGCAAGGCGGCGTATCACCTGTACTAG
- a CDS encoding N-acetylglucosamine kinase, producing MEYWLGLDGGGTRTTVCAEDAAGSELARFEVGALNINGQRAGAAEEALAEAARELERRGLPLGGCVSLAVGAAGISNPQARERLAAALAELAFRGELTLAGDQETALAGALEGRPGIALIAGTGSIAYGRSEAGETHRAGGFGHLIDDEGSGYAIGRDMLAAIVRAADGRSRPTALAEPAFRQLGLEPGRLPELVRWVYDPARPKSSVAALAPLLQPACEAGDAAALAIARRAAGALAELAEAVAARLGLGGGELAPLGSVLLRCAPVRDAFAERLAERLPQLSLTAARRDAASGAVLLARRARPASGEEGSPC from the coding sequence ATGGAGTATTGGCTGGGCCTGGACGGCGGCGGCACGCGCACGACCGTATGCGCGGAGGACGCGGCCGGTTCGGAGCTGGCGCGCTTCGAGGTCGGAGCGCTCAACATCAACGGCCAGCGCGCCGGCGCGGCCGAGGAGGCGCTGGCGGAGGCGGCGCGCGAGCTGGAGCGCCGCGGGCTGCCGCTCGGCGGCTGCGTCTCGCTCGCCGTCGGCGCGGCCGGCATCAGCAACCCGCAGGCGCGGGAGCGCCTGGCGGCCGCGCTCGCGGAGCTTGCGTTCCGCGGCGAGCTGACGCTGGCCGGCGATCAGGAGACGGCGCTCGCCGGCGCGCTGGAGGGACGCCCCGGCATCGCGCTCATCGCCGGGACGGGCTCGATCGCCTACGGCCGGAGCGAGGCCGGAGAGACGCATCGCGCCGGCGGCTTCGGCCATCTGATCGACGACGAGGGCAGCGGCTACGCGATCGGCCGCGACATGCTCGCCGCGATCGTGCGTGCCGCCGACGGGCGCTCGCGGCCGACGGCGCTGGCGGAGCCGGCGTTCCGGCAGCTCGGCCTGGAGCCGGGCCGCCTGCCGGAGCTCGTGCGCTGGGTGTACGACCCCGCGCGTCCCAAAAGCTCCGTCGCCGCGCTCGCGCCGCTGCTCCAGCCCGCCTGCGAGGCCGGCGACGCCGCCGCGCTCGCCATCGCCCGCCGCGCGGCCGGCGCGCTCGCCGAGCTCGCCGAGGCGGTCGCCGCCCGGCTCGGCCTCGGCGGCGGCGAGCTGGCGCCGCTCGGCAGCGTGCTGCTCCGCTGCGCGCCCGTGCGGGACGCCTTCGCCGAGCGGCTGGCCGAGCGGCTGCCGCAGCTGAGCCTGACGGCGGCCCGCCGCGATGCGGCAAGCGGCGCGGTGCTGCTCGCCCGGCGCGCCCGGCCCGCAAGCGGGGAGGAGGGCTCGCCATGCTGA